CAGGAGCCCCGCCCCCCGCAGACAGCGGCCCCGCCCCATAGTTGCCCCGCCCCCTGCACTTCCTCGCGGGGACTTCCATGCGCAGCGCAGAGCTGTGACGAGCATGCGCAGTACTGATGCTGgaactggacagagtggatgggagaTGATCGCCAGCGCTTTGGATAATGCCGCCGCTGAGTAAGAGGGCGGAATGAAGTCTGCAGAATAACCTGAGAGAATTCATAACCACTCCGTGGAAGATTCAAAGCCAGAATAAACAGTTAGTGGACCCGTGCTTGCGGCTGAGCGACCTTTCCTGGTGAGTATCTCAGGTAACGGCTGCcattgtctgggggggggggcatcagaaaGGCGCATGCGCCATCTTTCTATTGGACGATGTACACGAGGACGCATGCGCCACCATTCAGGCTCAGAAATCAGTAAGAGAGAAATTTGCGAATTGATTCCTGGACATTTTTTTAATTCGttgatgggatgtggacgtcgcagtCTGTGCCAGcattgttgcccgtccctaattgcccttgagggagcatttaaaggtcaaccatattgctgtgggtcgggagtcacatataggccagacaaagatggcagatttccttccttaaatggcattcgtgaaccagatgtttttttttacaacaatcatcaatggtttcatggtcaccattaacctttccagatttttattgaattcaaatttcaccatctgcagtggcaggatttgaacctgggaccgacCCAGAGCATTGTTCTGGGggacaataccattacgccaccacCGCCATTAACTAACATGGATTCTGGAAACTCCTATACAGGGTGAGAAGGGGAAAAAGATGTGCACACAGCAAACTGAAACAAGAAGAATTTTGGTCTTTTCTGAATGTCTATCTGGGACTGACAGCACTTCTTTTTCAGGGTGTTTTGGAGAACTGAACTCtggcagaggagagagagggagaaaacttGGAGTTGAGGAAAGTAACGTagaagatggtgagatgggtttggatttcagcccaaggaggagggagagtgtgtgggacggggatttactgctttgggggaacaagagagggaaaaatatacCAGAGAAATTAAAATTGTCTGtttagaatttctatcctggactgacagtgatgacttttgtaacaccttttacaggatattagaaggtgaggagaatttgCCATCGGAAATCTCAAACAAAACATCAGATCAACATTCAACAGAATAACTCTATtcttcaggacctgaatatcatcagctTCTGAATGTGGAAAGAAGAAGGTTCTCATTTGGAAAAAGATTTAAAATATCAGTGTGACTGGACGAACACCGAGAAACACGAACACCCGAATGTGTGTTCCTGAAAACTGACTGTAGCACTTACACAGCTTGAAAAAATATAACTTAATTGCTCTGGGAAGAAACTGTACACTTGTTCTgtgtggagagacacaaggacactggcaccatggagaaactgtggaaatgtggggaGGTATTCACTTTCCCCTCCCAGCTGGTAACTCATCGACGCACTCACagtggggaaaggccgttcacctgctccgtgtgtgggaagggattcactcggtcgtCAAACTTAGCAATACACCAGcgggttcatactggggagaggccattcacctgctctgtatgtgggaagggattcgctcggtCAACACACTTAGCATTACacaagcgggttcacactggggagaggccattcacctgctctgtgtgtgggaagggattcattaactCATCCAACCTAgtgtcacaccagcgaattcacactggggagaaaccattcagctgcactgactgtggaatgAGCTTTAGgctttcatccaccctgcagaaacaccagcgagttcacactggggagaaaccattcagctgcactgactgtggaaagagcttcaggCATTCTAGCAGCTTCATCGTACACCAACGAATTCACAGAGGGGagcgaccattcacctgctctttgtgtgggaggggattcactcagtcatctaacCTAGCattacaccagcgggttcacagtggggagaggccgttcacctgctccgagtgtgggaagggattcactgattcaTGCCAGTTGCTGAGACATgaacaagttcacactggggaaaggccattcgcctgctccgaatgtgggaagggattcactgattcatcccaactgctgagacatgaacgggttcacactggggagaggccgttcacctgccccgagtgtgggaaggggttcattgattcatcccaattgctgaaacaccagcgacgTCACAAGTGActcagggattggattctgctgttattgccgCTGTTACTGACAACTAGGCCCGAATAACATTCGTTCtgacagatggggtttgtttctgCTAATGTTAATCCACTGTTTAGCTGAGCTGGAATTAATTATTCTGGATCTATAGCTGATTGTGTTCTCGGGGCTGCAGAATTCTGGAAACGCTGTCTGTGATCTTTCCCCATAATTCAGAAACTCTCATTGGAAATTAGTTCACAACAATGTTCTGGACTTTTCCTTCAATCACAAAATGACCTTTGGTACAAAATCTACAATTCAGTGTCTGATTTGTTCCACTGATTAACATTTCCGATTAGAAAGTGCTGATCACCTCTTGCTGCCAATTCTCACTGATTTGGACATTACACACAGTGAAGCCTCCGTTATCGCCCAGAAAGGGAATGGGAATTGGTGGAGAATTGAGAGTCCAGAGTGTTATCCTTCCCATCTCCCATCTTGTCCAGAAATCCCCTCAGACCAGGAATGGAGACAAGTTCAATCCAAGTAATAGATTGTAAGGAATCACAGTTTAATCGACTTATGTAAAATCATCAGAAATTTATGGCATATTCCAGAAATAGCTCTCCCTCTGTATTCTGAAGAAAGCTTCTATGTCAACTTGCTGactgacaaacacaggacagaccTGTTATCTCAGCCAAGGACAATGTCTTGAGCACAGCCCCTGAAAGAAGACATTTTTAACACTTATACAATTGGACATTATGAGCCAGTCGTAACCCAACTGTGTGCAACAATTAACAATGGCTCTCAAGAACAAGGAGATTTCAGAGTGATTGGCTTCACCCAAACATCGAAATCTGGCTCACACCAGTGAACCGTTCAGAGGGCACTGCAGCCACCAGCCATGGACACCAACACCAGTGAACCGTTCAGAGGGCACTGCAGCCACCAGCCATGGACACCGACACCAGTGAACCGTTCACAGACGGCAGCCACCAGCCATGGACACCGACACCAGTGAAACATTCAGAGGAGACGGCAGCCACCAGCCATGGACACCGACACCAGTGAACCGTTCAGAGGGCACTGCAGCCACCAGCCATGGACACCGACACCAGTGAACCATTCAGAGGAGACGGCAGCCACCAGCCATGGACACCAACACTCACTCGGCACCATCCTTCTGTTTGTCCTCCAGGAGCCAGAAACCATCCTCACCTAAAACACACTATTTCTGTCCATTTAACTCCAGTTTGTTGCTTCCCAATAAACTGTTTTAAAATCACTCCTGAGCTCAATCCTCTTTTTGGGTAATGATTCCTCACTCTGGATCTTTCAAGTGGTGTTAGGAGTGGAATCACATCgcctctcggccttttggctaaggtcagcatgaggtcaggtgtaataagcccacaagacataggagcagaattaggccactcggcccatcgagtctgctccgccattcaatcatggctgatatttttctcatccccattctcctgccttctccccataacccctgatccccttattaatcaagaacctatgtatctctgtcttaaagacactccgtaatTTAGCCTCCACGGCCTTTACAGCAATGAGTTCTACAGattaaccaccctctggctgaagaaatttcccctcatctctgttttaaaggatcgtcctttagcctgagatggtgtcctctgcttctagttttcctacaagtggaaacgtcctctctATCCAGACCTCACAGTATCATGTAAGttacaataagatcccccctcatccttctagtgCCTGGAT
Above is a window of Scyliorhinus canicula unplaced genomic scaffold, sScyCan1.1, whole genome shotgun sequence DNA encoding:
- the LOC119960410 gene encoding zinc finger protein 79-like, whose protein sequence is MEKLWKCGEVFTFPSQLVTHRRTHSGERPFTCSVCGKGFTRSSNLAIHQRVHTGERPFTCSVCGKGFARSTHLALHKRVHTGERPFTCSVCGKGFINSSNLVSHQRIHTGEKPFSCTDCGMSFRLSSTLQKHQRVHTGEKPFSCTDCGKSFRHSSSFIVHQRIHRGERPFTCSLCGRGFTQSSNLALHQRVHSGERPFTCSECGKGFTDSCQLLRHEQVHTGERPFACSECGKGFTDSSQLLRHERVHTGERPFTCPECGKGFIDSSQLLKHQRRHK